ATGCGCCTCCTGCACGGGATGCAGGTTTTCATCGTCATTGAGCCGGCAGCCGTAGGTCTGCGCAATTTTTTGTTTATCATCCGAGAGAACTTTGAAATCCAATCCGAGTTTTTCCACCATAGCGCGGTTCACGCCCACCGGGTCGGGACCGATTGCCATGCATAAAATATTTTTTTCTTTGAAGCGGTGGCTCTCGCGCTGGTAGGTGCGCAGCATCATGTGGCAGCCGGGGCACCAGTCACCGCGCACAAAAATCAAAAGCAAATCCCGTTTTCCGCGGAAATCCGAAAGCGAAGTAAGGTTTCCATCCTGGTCGGGCAAGGCAAATTCAGGCGCGGGATTTCCGGGCTCAACGTATTTGCGGTGCTTGAGATACGCGAGCAATCCTTTGCTGTCCTGAATCACCCCGTATCCGATATAAATGGAAAATAAAATTACAGGCGCAGGAAATGCCCATTTGCTCCAGCCGTCAGCGGAAGGTTCAAAAATATTTTCTGCAACATAGAATGCCAGTGCAGCAAGAGCACAAGCCATTTCAAAATACCGGAAACGGCTGTAACCGAATTGCGTGAAAAAAATCAGGCGCACGATATTTACCGAAGCCGCGAGCAGCAAACTTATTACAATGAGAAATTTTTTTTCATGGAACGGAAATTCAAGCGAAACGCCCAGCGCAGCCGCAGAAAAAAACACCACTGCAAACTGGTAATAGCCGGTGTACTTTGCGGTTTCGGATAACGCGCAGAAGAAGGCAAGCAGCGCAAGCGCGGAAGAAACATACGGAATGGAGGTGAATAAAAATCCAACAGAAGCAAGAAGCAGCGCTAAACCTATGGTAGTAGTGATATGAATATTCTTCACTTAAAAACTTTTTTAAAAGATAAAGGTAAAATAATATTTCTTGAATGGATTTCTCCGTATATTCACGAAAGATTTTTATGGCAATACTTATTTTTTTCCTGGCGCACTGGTATCTCTCGCTTTTTTCACAAACATTTTTCCTGCATCGTTATGCCGCTCATAAAATGTTTTCGATGAGCAGGGCATGGGAAAAGTTTTTTTACGTGTTCACGTTTATTACGCAGGGTTCTTCTTACCTGAGCCCGTACGCCTATGGAATTCTTCACCGCATGCACCACGCCTATGCCGATGAAGAGGGCGACCCGCATTCGCCCAAGCATTCAAAAACATTTTTAGGAATGTTCATTAAGACATGGAAAATTTTCAGTTCAATAAAAAGCGGGAAGATGGAAATTGAACCGCGCTTCCTGAAAGATATTCCCAAATGGAAAAGTTTTGATGATGTTGCGTATCACTGGCTGCCCCGGTTAATCTGGTGCGCAGGATATGTTTTGTTTTATATTTTTTGCGCCACGCACTGGTGGCTCTATCTGCTTCTGCCGTTTCATTTTTTCATGGGACCTTTGCACGGGGTGATTATAAACTGGTATGCGCATAAAATCGGATACAGAAATTTTAAACTGAAGAACACCTCAGTGAATTTGCTCCCGCTTGATTTTTTAATGATGGGCGAAGCGTATCACAACAATCATCATCACCGCCCATCGCGCCCGAATTTCGGCAGCAAATGGTTTGAAATTGACCCGGCATATCCGTTTATTTTGCTTATGAAGTGGGCGGGCATTTTGAAATTACAAACTTCTCCTGTTGCATTTTGAGTGTTACAATTTAACTTTTGTGTTTTTCCCGAACAAAATAAAAATCAATGTTCCCGCAATTCCAAATCCTGCTGCGGCAAAAAAATTTACTTCGGGACTTTTGAGCCAGAGCCATCCGCCTAAAAAGGCAGCGAGCGAAACAATACTGTCGCGCATAAAATAATACAAGCCGAATCCTCTCGCTTTTGCTTCGGTATGCGAGAGGTCGAGTATGATGGCTTTGCGCGTGGGCTCTCCGAATTCTTTTAGCCCGCGAATCACAAACGCAATGAGCAAAGAAAAAAAACTTCTGCTGAAAAATAAAATAACGGGAAACAGCGTGAAGAAAATAAAAGTGATGATGACAAATGGTTTCCGCTCCGTCTTGTCAGAAAAATTTGCAACCGGAATATAAATCAATGCGGCTGTCAGCATTTCAACGGCAGTGAGCACTCCGAATTTTTCAGGAGAAATTTTTACAACATCGAGGCACCAGATTACCACGAACACAAACGGAATCTGTTCGCAGAAGCGGATGAGAATATCGGAGAGCAAAAGATTTTTCAGGCGCGAATCCATTTTCCGCCACAACTCAAGCGGACGAATTTTTTCGTAGGGCGGAGAAGAAACATCCTGAATCTGATTTTGAAAAATCATTCCTATCAGGCAGAAAAAAACAGAAGCGGCAAAACAAATTTTTATTCCGTGAATCAATCCGAAACGCGCGATGAGTAATCCGCCAACTACTGGTCCAATCGCCATCGGAATCCGCCTGATAATGGAATGCATGGAAATTCCCATAGCGGTTTTTGAATGCCCGAGCGAATGTGTAATCAGTGACATACTGGCGGGAAGAGAAACCGCGCTCCATGCCGAAAAGAAAATCATTCCCGCAAAAACGGAAAGCCAGTTTGTAAAAAAAATTGCAACGAGATAACCTCCTATCGCCATCAGGTTAAAAATGAAAAAAGATTTCCTGTGCCCGAGTTTATCGGCAAGATAACCGCCCGGCAGCGACCAGAATGCGCCAAGCAAATTATTCATAAAGCCCAGCCCGCTGATAACGATAATGGAACCGCCAATGCTTTCAAGATATTTGGGAAGAAACCGGTCCCAAAGTTTTTCTCCCGTAAGAAGTAGAAGAGTGAGCGAAAGAAGAAGAACAATATTTCTTTTCAGCCCGAGAAAGTGGGCAGTGCGGTTTAAAAAATGTTTCGGATTCATTTACGATTCATGCTGAAATCAATTGCGAAAATAGAAATCTGTTCCTGAAAAAATGAGGAAAGAAAAGTTTACTTTGTTTTCTGCAAATCCATGCGGCATACTTTGCACTTGCCGGACGCGCCATATTTTAATCCTTCGCATTTCATCGGGCATTCATACACATCTCCGTTATCGGAAGGAGCGCAAACGGGATTTTTTGTGGTGAAAAATCTATAAGAAAGCCCGGCAGTAAAAAAAGTTTGCGTTCTCATCTGCACTCCATTCACAAATTCATAGAGCGGAAAATCTTTCAGCGCATACACGGTAATGTTTTTCCAGTTATAACTCAGTTGCGGAACAAGCGAAACTTTTTTGCTGCCAGTGCTGTTGGTATAAATATTATAAATTGATTGCATATAACTGAATCCGGGTCCTAGTACTTTGCTTCCCCATTTGTCAAATTCTTTATTGTAGCGCATGCTGTCAATCCATTCTCCTTTCAGTTGAAGCGTAACGCCAAGTTTTTTGAAAAAAGTTTTTCCCGCAAAAATTCCCACGCCTGCATAATCACCGAACTTATATCCGAGCGGATTCCATCCTTTCCGTATGTAAGTTGCATTGGTAAATAATCTGAAATTATGTTTCGGAAATCCGCGCAGGAACATAGCATAGAAAATAAAATCCTGCGAGCCGTTGGTGGGCTGAACAATGGGCGGCATGATGCCATAAATATCTTTTCCGGTGAATGGGTTGTGAAATACAACTGCTGAATCATTGTATTTTCCCAGCGGAATTTTATATCCCATTCCCAGAGCGAGTTCAACTTTTTTTGCAGAATCGGAATGATTGTAGACATCGTACTTCGGAAATAAAATCAAATCAGCTACACCGCGGGAAGAAAAACTATCAATGGGAATTCCGGTAATGCTGTCGCGCTTTCCGATTTGCGTTTTGTTGCGGTAGTATCCCATCTCCACAGAGAAAGTCAAATCTTTTGTAATGCCATATCCGATTTTGGAATAAATATAATTGCTGAAGAAATGGTCGAACAGCGGAACCGTGTCGTGGTCTTTCGCCAGAAATTTATTGCTGAAAATATATTGGTAACTCGAAGCAAGTTCCATTTGCTGCGGGCCTAAAACTCCCTGCGAGCCGCCACCGGCAATGGGGCTTCCGCTTCCTCCCGAACAGCATCCCTGGCTAAAAA
The sequence above is a segment of the Bacteroidota bacterium genome. Coding sequences within it:
- a CDS encoding redoxin domain-containing protein encodes the protein MKNIHITTTIGLALLLASVGFLFTSIPYVSSALALLAFFCALSETAKYTGYYQFAVVFFSAAALGVSLEFPFHEKKFLIVISLLLAASVNIVRLIFFTQFGYSRFRYFEMACALAALAFYVAENIFEPSADGWSKWAFPAPVILFSIYIGYGVIQDSKGLLAYLKHRKYVEPGNPAPEFALPDQDGNLTSLSDFRGKRDLLLIFVRGDWCPGCHMMLRTYQRESHRFKEKNILCMAIGPDPVGVNRAMVEKLGLDFKVLSDDKQKIAQTYGCRLNDDENLHPVQEAHKYTEGIPLPASFLVDKNGIVRYTSRPDRVGEFLDPAKIFPVLEKLG
- a CDS encoding acyl-CoA desaturase; this translates as MAILIFFLAHWYLSLFSQTFFLHRYAAHKMFSMSRAWEKFFYVFTFITQGSSYLSPYAYGILHRMHHAYADEEGDPHSPKHSKTFLGMFIKTWKIFSSIKSGKMEIEPRFLKDIPKWKSFDDVAYHWLPRLIWCAGYVLFYIFCATHWWLYLLLPFHFFMGPLHGVIINWYAHKIGYRNFKLKNTSVNLLPLDFLMMGEAYHNNHHHRPSRPNFGSKWFEIDPAYPFILLMKWAGILKLQTSPVAF
- a CDS encoding MFS transporter — its product is MNPKHFLNRTAHFLGLKRNIVLLLSLTLLLLTGEKLWDRFLPKYLESIGGSIIVISGLGFMNNLLGAFWSLPGGYLADKLGHRKSFFIFNLMAIGGYLVAIFFTNWLSVFAGMIFFSAWSAVSLPASMSLITHSLGHSKTAMGISMHSIIRRIPMAIGPVVGGLLIARFGLIHGIKICFAASVFFCLIGMIFQNQIQDVSSPPYEKIRPLELWRKMDSRLKNLLLSDILIRFCEQIPFVFVVIWCLDVVKISPEKFGVLTAVEMLTAALIYIPVANFSDKTERKPFVIITFIFFTLFPVILFFSRSFFSLLIAFVIRGLKEFGEPTRKAIILDLSHTEAKARGFGLYYFMRDSIVSLAAFLGGWLWLKSPEVNFFAAAGFGIAGTLIFILFGKNTKVKL